The Lactuca sativa cultivar Salinas chromosome 2, Lsat_Salinas_v11, whole genome shotgun sequence genome includes a window with the following:
- the LOC128132080 gene encoding E3 ubiquitin-protein ligase SINA-like 10, with the protein MNQEVDMVPLEVVDSDSDSNSDPQRLEAEDKGADGVPEVAGEAIPIVATDPDLLNCSICHYPLCTPIFLCDDGHTSCYTCLIRSENKCPSCSVPKGFKHCRGMEKLIASLRVECKNKKFGCQEILMNHKRAKHENICPHTLCFCPDSSCGLAASCKLLYNHFSRHHSAIQFVYNAVFNLRVETTQKHVILQERNEKVIFIVNHDVVGHGRVFNVDCVGPDTFKNGFVYRLTVKSMDACLSMECVPEVSTKWKEHTPDNNYLTIPSRITGFGLQVCIKKAQKESWSFKGNGF; encoded by the exons ATGAACCAAGAGGTGGATATGGTTCCCTTGGAAGTGGTGGATTCCGATTCCGATTCAAATTCCGATCCTCAACGACTTGAGGCGGAAGACAAAGGGGCAGATGGTGTACCGGAGGTTGCAGGTGAAGCAATTCCGATTGTGGCCACCGATCCAGACTTGCTAAATTGCAGTATCTGTCATTATCCGTTGTGTACGCCGATCTTCCTG TGTGATGATGGGCATACATCATGCTATACTTGCCTAATCCGTTCAGAGAACAAGTGTCCTTCATGCAGCGTTCCAAAGGGCTTTAAGCATTGTCGAGGAATGGAAAAGCTGATAGCATCACTGCGAGTAGAGTGCAAGAACAAGAAGTTTGGATGCCAAGAGATATTGATGAACCACAAGAGAGCCAAGCATGAAAACATATGTCCGCATACATTATGTTTCTGTCCTGATTCCTCCTGCGGCTTGGCCGCTTCTTGCAAGCTCCTGTACAACCATTTCAGTCGCCATCACTCTGCTATTCAATTCGTCTACAATGCCGTCTTCAATCTTCGTGTTGAAACAACCCAGAAGCACGTCATTCTTCAGGAACGGAATGAAAAGGTTATCTTCATCGTCAACCATGATGTTGTAGGACATGGAAGAGTCTTCAATGTCGACTGCGTAGGACCAGACACATTTAAGAATGGTTTTGTGTATCGGCTGACTGTGAAATCCATGGACGCATGTTTATCGATGGAGTGTGTACCCGAAGTCTCCACAAAGTGGAAGGAACATACTCCTGATAACAACTATTTAACCATCCCATCTCGTATAACGGGATTCGGCCTGCAAGTGTGCATCAAGAAAGCTCAAAAAGAGTCATGGTCTTTTAAAGGAAACGGATTTTAG